Proteins encoded by one window of Panicum virgatum strain AP13 chromosome 7N, P.virgatum_v5, whole genome shotgun sequence:
- the LOC120680780 gene encoding serine/threonine-protein kinase D6PKL1-like, translating into MEAVDKIAEPKDPLVLTARKVQSLEPPIPIKASWKGKNSQQQEEKDLPADGEESFRSLDSSDEGGRSSFSGASHPPEPIDMDIMKTVYVAIDEEKSEPPVCLVRGVSMKGPFIDDLSVRVTGTKANLVVGAGGAEGLAEERKVSGSAVASLATARSSQATSLPQDSEEKECVWDASLPPSGNVSPHSSIDSMGVVTAMSTLNSCASTYKSEAVASEGMLTVERNFESVKGVRGDLQESAKTSMSRASDSSVVSDDSSWSHITGGASKPHKGNDPRWKAIHAVRTRDSVLGMSHFRLLKRLGCGDIGSVYLSELSGTRCYFAMKVMDKASLASRKKLNRAQTEREILQLLDHPFLPTLYTHFETDRFSCLVMEFCPGGDLHTLRQRQPGKYFSEYAARFYAAEVLLALEYLHMLGVVYRDLKPENVLVRDDGHIMLSDFDLSLRCAVSPTLIRTSAFDSDPRRAGGSFCVQPACMEPTSACIQPACFLPKFFGQKSKKKTRKTRSELGQSAGTLPELVAEPTSARSMSFVGTHEYLAPEIIKGEGHGSAVDWWTFGIFLHELLYGKTPFKGSGNRATLFNVVGQQLKFPESPSTSYSSRDLIRGLLVKEPQNRLGVKRGATEIKQHPFFEGVNWALIRCSTPPEVPRPVEAELPVKYGVAEAIGSNSKRIVGADVKSGGKYLDFEFF; encoded by the exons GCCGAGCCTAAAGACCCTTTGGTGCTCACTGCTCGGAAGGTTCAGAGCTTGGAGCCACCGATACCGATAAAGGCATCATGGAAAGGGAagaactcccagcagcaagaAGAGAAGGATTTGCCAGCTGATGGTGAGGAGAGCTTCCGGAGCCTGGATTCTTCTGATGAGGGCGGCCGGAGCTCCTTCTCTGGGGCTAGTCACCCTCCAGAGCCTATTGATATGGATATTATGAAGACAGTCTATGTTGCTATTGATGAGGAGAAGTCCGAGCCACCAGTATGTTTAGTTCGGGGAGTGTCGATGAAGGGGCCTTTCATAGATGACCTCTCGGTCCGTGTCACAGGCACAAAGGCAAATCTGGTGGTAGGCGCAGGCGGTGCCGAAGGTTTGGCTGAAGAGAGGAAGGTGTCTGGTTCTGCAGTGGCATCACTGGCCACAGCACGCTCATCTCAGGCTACCTCTTTGCCTCAGGACTCGGAAGAGAAGGAGTGTGTCTGGGATGCTTCACTCCCTCCCAGTGGCAATGTCAGCCCTCACAGTAGCATTGACAGCATGGGTGTGGTCACTGCCATGAGCACCCTTAACAGCTGTGCAAGCACTTATAAAAGTGAAGCTGTTGCTAGTGAAGGAATGCTCACTGTGGAGAGAAACTTTGAAAGTGTAAAGGGTGTTCGAGGCGATTTACAAGAAAGTGCAAAAACTAGCATGAGTCGAGCAAGTGATAGCAGTGTTGTTAGTGATGACAGCAGCTGGAGCCATATAACTGGAGGTGCCAGCAAGCCTCATAAAGGGAATGATCCTAGATGGAAAGCAATTCATGCTGTACGAACTCGTGATAGCGTGCTTGGAATGAGCCATTTTAGACTACTCAAGCGTCTTGGTTGTGGTGACATTGGCAGTGTTTACCTCTCAGAATTAAGTGGAACTCGGTGCTACTTTGCAATGAAGGTAATGGACAAGGCATCCTTGGCAAGTAGGAAGAAGTTAAATAGGGCTCAAACTGAAAGGGAAATTTTACAGCTTCTGGACCATCCATTCCTCCCAACCTTGTATACACATTTCGAGACCGACAGGTTCTCTTGTTTGGTGATGGAATTCTGTCCGGGTGGCGATCTGCATACTCTGCGACAGAGACAACCAGGGAAATATTTCTCAGAGTACGCTGCAAG GTTTTATGCTGCGGAAGTACTTCTAGCCCTGGAGTATCTACACATGTTGGGTGTTGTGTACAGGGATCTAAAACCAGAAAATGTTCTTGTGCGTGATGATGGGCACATAATGCTTTCAGATTTTGACCTTTCCCTGAGATGTGCAGTCTCACCTACACTCATCAGAACATCAGCTTTTGATTCTGATCCCAGAAGAGCAGGTGGTTCTTTCTGTGTACAACCTGCTTGCATGGAACCTACTTCAGCGTGTATTCAGCCTGCATGCTTCCTTCCCAAATTCTTCGGGCAGAAGAGCAAGAAAAAGACTAGAAAGACAAGGTCTGAGTTGGGACAGAGTGCTGGCACCCTGCCCGAGCTTGTTGCTGAACCAACGTCGGCTCGGTCGATGTCATTTGTCGGGACTCATGAATACTTGGCACCTGAAATCATCAAAGGTGAAGGCCATGGAAGTGCTGTTGACTGGTGGACCTTCGGCATCTTCCTTCATGAGCTGCTGTACGGCAAAACCCCATTCAAGGGGTCAGGAAACCGTGCCACATTATTTAACGTGGTTGGTCAGCAGCTAAAATTTCCAGAGTCACCGTCCACAAGCTACTCTAGCAGAGACCTCATCAGGGGGCTCCTGGTCAAGGAACCACAGAACCGCCTAGGAGTGAAGCGGGGAGCGACAGAGATAAAGCAGCACCCCTTCTTCGAAGGTGTGAACTGGGCTCTCATCCGGTGCAGCACTCCACCTGAGGTCCCAAGACCCGTTGAGGCCGAGCTGCCAGTGAAGTATGGTGTGGCCGAGGCAATCGGGAGCAACAGCAAGAGGATAGTTGGCGCGGACGTGAAGTCCGGCGGCAAGTACCTGGACTTTGAATTCTTTTAG
- the LOC120683723 gene encoding ubiquitin carboxyl-terminal hydrolase 3-like isoform X1 has translation MWGLGVPEDVGFCDVYGLDDEMLAMVPQPVLAVILLYPQDRIKESQSSTASPVETKQEPSKKLYFTRQTIGNACGTVGIIHALGNAASKIKLGEGSYFDRFYKRTADMDPVQRAAFLEEDQEMEDAHSVAVSAGDTEAKDGVIEHYICFSCVDGELYELDGGTSRPISHGPSSPDTLLQDTAKVIKERLALYPESNSFNVMALSGR, from the exons ATGTGGGGACTGGGGGTCCCCGAGGATGTCGGGTTCTGCGACGTGTACGGCCTCGATGACGAGATGCTCGCCATGGTGCCCCAGCCCGTGCTCGCCGTCATCTTGCTCTACCCCCAG GACCGGATCAAGGAATCCCAGTCTTCGACTGCCTCACCGGTGGAGACCAAG CAGGAGCCCAGCAAGAAGTTATATTTCACAAGGCAGACAATTGGAAACGCCTGTGGAACAGTTGGTATTATTCATGCTCTGGGGAATGCTGCTTCCAAAATCAAGCTAg GTGAGGGATCGTATTTTGATAGATTTTATAAACGAACTGCTGATATGGATCCAGTCCAG CGTGCTGCATTTCTTGAGGAGGACCAAGAAATGGAGGATGCTCATTCTGTTGCTGTTTCTGCTGGTGACACAGAG GCCAAGGATGGAGTAATTGAACATTATATTTGTTTCTCTTGTGTCGATG GAGaactttatgagcttgatggaGGTACGTCGCGGCCAATATCCCATGGCCCTTCGTCCCCTGATACTTTGTTGCAG GATACTGCAAAAGTCATAAAAGAAAGACTCGCACTGTATCCTGAGTCAAACAGCTTCAATGTCATGGCTCTTTCAGGCagatga
- the LOC120683723 gene encoding ubiquitin carboxyl-terminal hydrolase 3-like isoform X2 codes for MWGLGVPEDVGFCDVYGLDDEMLAMVPQPVLAVILLYPQDRIKESQSSTASPVETKEPSKKLYFTRQTIGNACGTVGIIHALGNAASKIKLGEGSYFDRFYKRTADMDPVQRAAFLEEDQEMEDAHSVAVSAGDTEAKDGVIEHYICFSCVDGELYELDGGTSRPISHGPSSPDTLLQDTAKVIKERLALYPESNSFNVMALSGR; via the exons ATGTGGGGACTGGGGGTCCCCGAGGATGTCGGGTTCTGCGACGTGTACGGCCTCGATGACGAGATGCTCGCCATGGTGCCCCAGCCCGTGCTCGCCGTCATCTTGCTCTACCCCCAG GACCGGATCAAGGAATCCCAGTCTTCGACTGCCTCACCGGTGGAGACCAAG GAGCCCAGCAAGAAGTTATATTTCACAAGGCAGACAATTGGAAACGCCTGTGGAACAGTTGGTATTATTCATGCTCTGGGGAATGCTGCTTCCAAAATCAAGCTAg GTGAGGGATCGTATTTTGATAGATTTTATAAACGAACTGCTGATATGGATCCAGTCCAG CGTGCTGCATTTCTTGAGGAGGACCAAGAAATGGAGGATGCTCATTCTGTTGCTGTTTCTGCTGGTGACACAGAG GCCAAGGATGGAGTAATTGAACATTATATTTGTTTCTCTTGTGTCGATG GAGaactttatgagcttgatggaGGTACGTCGCGGCCAATATCCCATGGCCCTTCGTCCCCTGATACTTTGTTGCAG GATACTGCAAAAGTCATAAAAGAAAGACTCGCACTGTATCCTGAGTCAAACAGCTTCAATGTCATGGCTCTTTCAGGCagatga
- the LOC120680755 gene encoding oleosin Zm-I-like: MADQHRGGGGGYGDMHRGGGGGETQQRQGAMMTALKAATAATAGGSMLVLSGLILAGTVIALTVATPVLVIFSPVLVPAAIALALMAAGFVTSGGLGVAALSVFSWMYKYLTGKHPPGADQLDHAKARLASKARDIKDAAQHRIDQAQGS; the protein is encoded by the coding sequence ATGGCCGATCAgcaccggggcggcggcgggggctacGGCGACatgcaccgcggcggcggcggcggcgagacgcAGCAGAGGCAGGGCGCCATGATGACGGCCCTGAAGGCGGCGACAGCCGCGACCGCCGGCGGGTCGATGCTGGTGCTGTCCGGGCTGATCCTGGCCGGCACCGTGATCGCGCTCACGGTGGCGACCCCCGTGCTGGTGATCTTCAGCCCGGTGCTGGTGCCGGCGGCCATCGCGCTGGCGCTCATGGCCGCCGGGTTCGTCACCTCCGGCGGCCTCGGCGTGGCCGCGCTGTCCGTGTTCTCGTGGATGTACAAGTACCTGACGGGCAAGCACCCGCCGGGCGCCGACCAGCTGGACCACGCCAAGGCGCGGCTGGCGTCCAAGGCCCGCGACATCAAGGATGCGGCGCAGCACCGCATCGACCAGGCCCAGGGATCTTAA